Below is a genomic region from Isosphaeraceae bacterium EP7.
GCACCGAGGCGTTCGAGGATTTCTACTTCGACGCCTGCACGCTCGACTATGCGCTGCTGTCGAAGGCTCTGAAGCCGCTGGTCGACCGGATGAACGCGGCCCGCGAGGTGACCATCACCGGGCCCGAGACTGACCTGCGGTTCTCGATCGAGGGCATCCCCGTGATTCCCTGCGCCGGAGAGATGAACATCCCCGACGGCGAGGTCTTCACCGCCCCCGTGCGCGACTCAGTCCAGGGCTACGTCCAGTTCAACACGCCGACCGTCTACCAGGGGAACTCGTACGACTCGGTCCGGCTCGAATTCAAGGACGGCAAGATCATCCGGGCCGACTGCAAGGGGGGGGACGTCAAGAAGCTCCGAAGGATCTTCGAGACCGACGACGGGGCGAGCTACACCGGCGAATGGTCGATCGGATGCAACCCTCGCATCCTGCATCCGATGCGCGACATCCTGTTCGACGAGAAGATCGCCGGCAGCTTCCACCTGACCCCGGGCAATGCCTACGACGAGGCCTTCAACGGCAACCGATCGAAGATCCACTGGGATCTCGTCCAGATCCAGCGCGAGGAGTACGGCGGCGGCACCATCTCGTTCGACGGCGTGCCGATCCGCGTCGACGGCAAGTTCATCCCCGAAGACCTGCAGGCGCTCGACCCCGAGTGAGGCCCGGTTGCTCGATCAAGGGCGGGCGGCGGCCGTCGCGGTCGGTGGGCTGATCCAGAGATAGTGGCCGACGAGCAGGCCGCCGACGAACGAGAGCGCCAGGCCGAGCAGGACGAAGAACATCCAGGCCGTGACGACCGACGGCGAGAGGGTCACCTCTCGGCCCCGACCGCGACGCGACGCGATGTCACGGTCGACGACCCTGGGCGGATCGAGGCGGATCTCGGCGGCGATGATCTCGTCGGGGATGAACGGGGCCGTCTCGGGCGGCTGGACGAGCAACTCGGCCGAGAAGGGGGGGGCGACGTCGGTCGAGGCGCGGAAAGGGCTCGATTCGCGGCGGATCACCGGGTCGACGAGCCTGGTTGGCGCGATCTCGATTGAGCCCAGGTCGAACTCGAGGACGGGGTCGCCCGAGAGCCGCTCGGGCGTTGATGGGGCCTGAGCGGGAAAATCAAATGACCCGGCCGGGACAGGGGCCGGCGGCTCGATGGCGGATTCCGGGGCCACCGATTCGACGGGCTCGGCTTCGGGGGTCGGGACGAGCAGCTCGGCCCGGCAACGCGGGCAGGTGGCGGTACGGCCGACCTTTGAGGCGGAGACGCCCAGGAGCTGGTCGCAACGGTAGCAGCGGAATCGGACGATTGGGGCAGACATCGCGGATCAATCTCCGGGGTCGTTGCTGCACCGCTCCAGGTTATGCCCGGGCGATCCCGACGCCAATGGGCGTGATCCCGCCGGGGCCCGATCCCGATCGATTGAACCAGCCGTGCGCCCGAGGAAGATCCGGCGCGAGCGACGGCGGGTGTCTGCTTGACCGGCCGGGTCGGTGCCCCACAATAGAATCGTTGCCAGGGATCCCGTTGACGCGCAACCTGACGCGGCCGGGCCGAAGACACGCGGGCGCGGGAGGCCCTTCTCGATGCGACGGATGCGCAAGTTGCTGGAGAGGGCGGCGTTCGGCCTGACGCTGACCGGCCTGGTCGTCGCGGCCAGGGCGGACATCGTCACGCTGAAGAACGGGACCGTCCTGAAAGGGGCGGTCGACAAGGATAACACGGTTGTCTCGGTGTTTGACGGCCTGAAACGGGTGATCGTCCGCGACACCAAGATCGCCAAGACCGATCCCGAGGCGACCTACGCCAACGCCGAGTCGTTCCGGTTCATCCAGCCGCTGGAGAAGCACGCCGGCAGCATGCCCAGGTACGCCATCGGCATTAAGGCCGGCCCCTGGAGCGACCGTGCGAGGCGCAGCTACCAGTATGTCGGCCCCAAGTCTTCGAAGCCCGTGGCCATGACCCAGGCGATCATCGACCTGGGCCCCCGGATCTCGAAGCTGCGCGGCGTCGATGAGTTCTGGACCGGGCAGATCCCCACGTCGACCCTCCCGCGCGACGTGGTGATGGGCCTGCTTGGCAATATTATCCAAAAGGAAAATAAGAGCGAACGACTGGCCAAGGGCCGGTTCCTGATCCAGGCGGAGTGGTACCCCGAGGCGATGGCCGAGCTGGCCTCGATCGAGGCCGATTTCCCCGAGGAGAAGGAGAATATCGGCGTGGCCTTGAGGAACATCCGCGACCTCGAAGCCCGCCGGGTGCGGGCCGAGATCGACGTGAGGCGCTCGGCGGGGCAGCCGAAGAAGGTGGCCGAGCTGCTGAAAGGCTTCCCGACCGGCGAAGGGGTCTCCGAGGAACTGCTCCAGGAGGTGCGCGACCTCCTGAAGCAGGACGAAGATCAGGCCGCCGCGGATCGGGCCCTGGCCGAGCAGATCAGGACACTCCCCGATGAGCTGATCGAGGTCCAGGACAAGGCGGACTGGAAGAATCGCATGATCGAGGTCCTCCGGTTCTTCGACGAGGCACCCGATGCGATCCGCCCGAGGTTCGAGCCCCTGCTCAAGGCCGACTCCAGCCTCGATGCCCGGGGAAAGCTGGCGCTGGCCGTCTCCGGCTACGTGCTCGGGGCCGAGGGGGCGGTGTCCAATCTGGACGACGCTTCGACGCTCTGGAAAGCCCGCGACATCGTCCGACGCTATCTGGCCTCCCGCCCCGAGGATGACCGCCCGGCCATGGCCGCCGAGCTGCAGGCGCTAAGCAGGCCGGGGCCCGACGGGGCGACGCTGCCGATGGATTTCACCACGGTCGGCCGCATCGCCAGGGTGCTGCCGCCCCCGTTAATGGACTCGAAGGAATCCCCGAAGGCCATCCGGACGCATCGGGTGCGCGACGACGCGAGCGAGTCGCCGACGGAATACACCCTGATGCTTCCGCCGGAATATCACCCGCTGCGGAGCTATCCGCTCGTGGTCGCGCTGCACTCGGGCCGGGGCCCGGCGTCGGCGATCGACTGGTGGCAGGCCGAGGCGACGCGTCGCGGTTACATCGTGCTGGCGCCGGAATACAACCTGCCCGACCAGTCGCCCGACTATCGCTATTCCGCCACGGAACATGCGGCGGTCGAGCTGGCCTTGCGCGATGCGCGGCGGCGGTACTCGGTGGACTCCGATCGCATCTACCTGGGCGGCCAGTTGCTGGGAGGGAACATGGCGTTCGACTTCGGCCTGGCTCACCCCGACCTGTTCGCCGGAGTCGTCGTGGTCTCGGGCCTCCCCGCGAAGTACGTCCCGCGCTACACGCAGAACGCACAGAACCTCCCGCTTTACGCAGCTTACGGCGAGTTTGCTCCTGCGGCGAACGAAGTCATCTTCGGTACGCTGCTCAAGCCGCTGATCTCCAAAGGCTGGGACGTGACTTACGTCGAGTATCAGCGGAGAGGGCTCGAGGAGTTCCCGGAGGAGGCCGTCCCGGCCTTCGATTGGATGGACCGGCGGCGGCGAGACCCCTATCCCAAGGCATTCAAGTTCGATTCGGCGCGGGGGAGCGACAATCGGTTCTTCGGCGTGGTCATCGACTCCCATCACAACGGCCGGACCACCGAGCCCGATGCGGTCGACCCCGTGGGCAAGAACCTCAATCCGGCGCGTGTGGAGCTGAAGATCGGCGCGAGCACCAACCTGGTGAACCTCAAGACCGCCGGCGTCCGCAGGCTCTATATCTGGCTGGGGCCGGCCGAGGTCGACTTCTCGAAGCGGGTCGAGCTGCGGGTCAATGACAGCCCCAAGCCCGTCTACCGGGCCGTTCCCCCCGTCTCGTTCGGGCCGATGCTGGACGACCTGCGGATCCGCGGCGATCGGCAGCAGATGTACGCCCTGAAAATCCCGGTGGGATAGTCGCCACGTTGGCGGATGGGCATGATTAATGCGATCTGGCCCGGCCGGCCGCCCGCATCCTCAAGTGACGGATGCAGGGGCCGGGCCGTCCGTGCTGCAAGAGATTCCGAGGGATTGACTCGTGACCGATGACTTTCGCACGCCGGAATGGGTCCGCGACGCGGTGTTCTACCAGATCTTCCCCGACCGATTCGCGTCGAGTCTGAGCGTACCTAAGCCGAGCGGGCTCGATGCATGGGGTTCCGCCCCGACCTACTACTCATACCAGGGCGGCGATCTTATCGGGGTCGTCGAGAAGCTCGATTACCTCCAGGATCTCGGCGTCAACGCGGTCTATTTCACCCCGGTCTTCCAGTCTGCGTCAAACCACCGCTATCACACGCACGACTACGAGAAGGTCGACCCCATGCTTGGGGGGAACCAGGCGCTGCGAAGGCTCGTGGACGAGGTGCACGGGCGGGGGATGAAAATCGTCCTCGACGGCGTGTTCAACCATGCCAGCCGCGGCTTCTTCCAGTTCCACGACATCCTCGAGAATGGGCAGAACTCGGCCTATCTCGACTGGTTCACCGTGACCGGCTACCCGCTCAACGCGTATGAATCGAAGAAGCCGCTGGGCTACCACGCCTGGTGGGGGCTGCCGGCCCTGCCCAAGTTCAACATCAAGACGCCGGCGGTGCGGGAGTTCATCCTCGGCGTCGCCCGCAACTGGATCGACTTCGGCATCGACGGCTGGCGGCTCGACGTGCCGGGGGAAATCGAGGACGACGACTTCTGGCGGGCCTTTCGCGAGCGGGTCAAGGGGGCGAACCCCGACGCCTACATCGTCGGCGAGATCTGGCGCGAGGCCCGGCACTGGCTGCAGGGAGACATGTGGGACGCGGTGATGAACTACGTGTTCACCCGCGCCTGCATCGGCTTCTTCATCGGCCGCGAGATGGACGTCGCCGAGGTCAAGCAGACGAGCTTCAAGGCCATTGAGGTGGCCGATGCTCCCCAGTTCGCGCAGAATCTCCGCGACCTGATCGCCCTGTATCGGCCCGAGGTCACGGCCGTCCAGCTCAACCTGCTCGACAGCCACGACATGGCCCGGTTCGTCACCCTGGCGGGCGGCGACCAGTCGGCCCTGAGGCTCGCGACCCTCTTCCAGATGACCTACACAGGCGCCCCCTCGATCTATTACGGCGACGAGGTCGGCCTCTCCGGCGGCCACGACCCGGCCAACCGAGGCGCCTTCCCCTGGGGCCATCGAGACGACTGGGACACCGCGTTGCTGGCCGACTTCCAGAAGATGATCGCGCTCCGGCATGCCAGGCCGGCCCTCCGTCGCGGCAGCTTCGAGATTCTGCACGCGGCCGATGACGTCTTCGTCCACCTCCGGGCGCTGGGCGACGAGAAGGTGGTCGTGGCCTTCAACGTGTCCAGGTCGACCCGAGTGGCCGATGTCAACGTTTCCGGCAAGATCGCCGACGGCGCGGTGCTCGACGAGGTCTGGGCCGATGAGTCG
It encodes:
- a CDS encoding aminopeptidase, whose product is MPDPRWDTLAELLINHSTRLARGEKILIECFDLEDSTLPRLLVRKAARKGAHALVETKDTRVVREMVRNATAEQMRLIGETELYRMERVDAYIGLRGARNINEMSDVAPEQMNLYNTHFLKPVHFDCRIKHTRWCVLRLPNASMAQQAGMSTEAFEDFYFDACTLDYALLSKALKPLVDRMNAAREVTITGPETDLRFSIEGIPVIPCAGEMNIPDGEVFTAPVRDSVQGYVQFNTPTVYQGNSYDSVRLEFKDGKIIRADCKGGDVKKLRRIFETDDGASYTGEWSIGCNPRILHPMRDILFDEKIAGSFHLTPGNAYDEAFNGNRSKIHWDLVQIQREEYGGGTISFDGVPIRVDGKFIPEDLQALDPE
- a CDS encoding PHB depolymerase family esterase, with the protein product MRRMRKLLERAAFGLTLTGLVVAARADIVTLKNGTVLKGAVDKDNTVVSVFDGLKRVIVRDTKIAKTDPEATYANAESFRFIQPLEKHAGSMPRYAIGIKAGPWSDRARRSYQYVGPKSSKPVAMTQAIIDLGPRISKLRGVDEFWTGQIPTSTLPRDVVMGLLGNIIQKENKSERLAKGRFLIQAEWYPEAMAELASIEADFPEEKENIGVALRNIRDLEARRVRAEIDVRRSAGQPKKVAELLKGFPTGEGVSEELLQEVRDLLKQDEDQAAADRALAEQIRTLPDELIEVQDKADWKNRMIEVLRFFDEAPDAIRPRFEPLLKADSSLDARGKLALAVSGYVLGAEGAVSNLDDASTLWKARDIVRRYLASRPEDDRPAMAAELQALSRPGPDGATLPMDFTTVGRIARVLPPPLMDSKESPKAIRTHRVRDDASESPTEYTLMLPPEYHPLRSYPLVVALHSGRGPASAIDWWQAEATRRGYIVLAPEYNLPDQSPDYRYSATEHAAVELALRDARRRYSVDSDRIYLGGQLLGGNMAFDFGLAHPDLFAGVVVVSGLPAKYVPRYTQNAQNLPLYAAYGEFAPAANEVIFGTLLKPLISKGWDVTYVEYQRRGLEEFPEEAVPAFDWMDRRRRDPYPKAFKFDSARGSDNRFFGVVIDSHHNGRTTEPDAVDPVGKNLNPARVELKIGASTNLVNLKTAGVRRLYIWLGPAEVDFSKRVELRVNDSPKPVYRAVPPVSFGPMLDDLRIRGDRQQMYALKIPVG
- a CDS encoding glycoside hydrolase family 13 protein translates to MTDDFRTPEWVRDAVFYQIFPDRFASSLSVPKPSGLDAWGSAPTYYSYQGGDLIGVVEKLDYLQDLGVNAVYFTPVFQSASNHRYHTHDYEKVDPMLGGNQALRRLVDEVHGRGMKIVLDGVFNHASRGFFQFHDILENGQNSAYLDWFTVTGYPLNAYESKKPLGYHAWWGLPALPKFNIKTPAVREFILGVARNWIDFGIDGWRLDVPGEIEDDDFWRAFRERVKGANPDAYIVGEIWREARHWLQGDMWDAVMNYVFTRACIGFFIGREMDVAEVKQTSFKAIEVADAPQFAQNLRDLIALYRPEVTAVQLNLLDSHDMARFVTLAGGDQSALRLATLFQMTYTGAPSIYYGDEVGLSGGHDPANRGAFPWGHRDDWDTALLADFQKMIALRHARPALRRGSFEILHAADDVFVHLRALGDEKVVVAFNVSRSTRVADVNVSGKIADGAVLDEVWADESVRAEAGMLRGIKIPPRSARVFATPAGAHR